A region from the Aegilops tauschii subsp. strangulata cultivar AL8/78 chromosome 5, Aet v6.0, whole genome shotgun sequence genome encodes:
- the LOC109740999 gene encoding dehydrin DHN2, whose product MDATDKATGHGGATGPTGNHGGAPAGGVQQLQATRDDRKTDGGLGRSSGPTGNHGGAPAGGAAAAGEKKGVVDNIKEKLPGAGGQQ is encoded by the coding sequence ATGGACGCGACCGACAAGGCGACCGGGCACGGCGGCGCCACCGGCCCCACGGGGAACCACGGCGGTGCTCCTGCCGGGGGCGTGCAGCAGCTCCAGGCGACGAGGGACGACCGCAAGACCGACGGCGGTCTGGGCCGTTCCAGCGGGCCCACAGGAAACCACGGCGGCGCTCCTGCCGGCGGCGCGGCCGCCGCCGGCGAGAAGAAGGGCGTCGTGGACAATATCAAGGAGAAGCTTCCCGGCGCCGGCGGGCAGCAGTGA
- the LOC109740996 gene encoding dehydrin DHN2 — protein sequence MEYQGQTGHATDKVEEYGQPVAGHGGATDGPTGTHGAAAAAGTGQLQPTRDDHKTDGVLRRSGSSSSSSSEDDGVGGRRKKGMKEKIKEKLPGGAHKDATGQQHTPAAGEYAGTGTGTHGAEATGEKKGVMDKIKEKLPGGQH from the exons ATGGAGTACCAGGGGCAGACCGGCCACGCCACCGACAAGGTGGAGGAGTACGGCCAGCCCGTGGCCGGGCACGGCGGCGCCACCGACGGCCCCACGGGGACGCACGGCGCCGCAGCCGCCGCGGGCACCGGGCAGCTCCAGCCGACCAGGGACGACCACAAGACCGACGGTGTCCTGCGCCGCTCCGGCAGCTCCAGCTCCAGCTCG TCTGAGGACGACGGCGTtggcgggaggaggaagaaggggatgaaggagaagatcaaggagaagcTCCCCGGCGGAGCCCACAAGGACGCCACCGGGCAGCAGCACACGCCGGCGGCCGGCGAGTACGCCGGCACCGGCACCGGCACCCACGGCGCGGAGGCCACCGGCGAGAAGAAGGGCGTCATGGACAAGATCAAGGAGAAGCTTCCCGGCGGACAGCACTAA
- the LOC109741001 gene encoding dehydrin DHN1 has protein sequence MEYQGQHGHATDKVEEYGQPVAGHGGFTGRPTGTHGAQLQATRDDHKTDGVLRRSGSSSSSSSEDDGVGGRRKKGMKEKIKEKLPGGAHKDATAGQQHTAVAGEYAGTHGTEATGEKKGVMDKIKEKLPGGQH, from the exons ATGGAGTACCAGGGGCAGCACGGCCACGCCACCGACAAGGTGGAGGAGTACGGCCAGCCTGTGGCCGGGCACGGCGGTTTCACCGGCAGGCCCACGGGGACGCACGGCGCGCAGCTCCAGGCGACGAGGGACGACCACAAGACCGACGGCGTCCTTCGCCGCTCCGGCAGCTCCAGCTCCAGCTCG TCCGAGGACGACGGCGTGGGCggcaggaggaagaaggggatgaaggagaagatcaaggagaagcTCCCCGGCGGAGCCCACAAGGACGCCACCGCCGGGCAGCAGCACACGGCGGTGGCGGGCGAGTACGCGGGCACGCACGGCACCGAGGCCACCGGCGAGAAGAAGGGCGTCATGGACAAGATCAAGGAGAAGCTTCCCGGCGGACAGCACTGA